The following coding sequences are from one Pelagovum sp. HNIBRBA483 window:
- the rsmA gene encoding 16S rRNA (adenine(1518)-N(6)/adenine(1519)-N(6))-dimethyltransferase RsmA has protein sequence MSQIDQIPPLRDVIATHNLSAKKSLGQNFLLDLNLTAKIARQAGDLASSDILEIGPGPGGLTRGLLAEGARRVLAIEKDARCIPALEEIAAHYPDRLQIINGDALEVDPLAHLTPPIKVAANLPYNVGTELLVRWLTPAQWPPFWSSLTLMFQKEVAQRIVAEPGSKAYGRLAVLAQWRSTARIVLDLPPQAFTPPPKVSSAVVHLEALPEPRYPADPHMLSKVVAAAFNQRRKMLRSSLKSVSPDIEAHLKNADIMPTDRAEQISLAQFCALARSLKAADSRP, from the coding sequence AAATCTCTTGGGCAGAACTTTCTGCTCGATCTCAATCTCACCGCCAAGATTGCGCGTCAGGCGGGTGACCTCGCGTCCAGCGATATTCTAGAAATCGGCCCCGGCCCCGGCGGCCTCACGCGCGGCCTTCTCGCCGAAGGCGCCCGCCGCGTCCTCGCGATTGAGAAGGACGCCCGCTGCATACCCGCATTGGAAGAAATCGCCGCGCATTACCCTGATCGTCTACAGATCATCAACGGCGATGCGCTTGAGGTGGATCCCCTCGCCCATCTCACCCCACCGATCAAGGTCGCAGCCAACCTCCCCTATAACGTTGGCACCGAATTGCTCGTTCGATGGCTTACACCAGCACAATGGCCTCCGTTCTGGAGCTCCCTGACATTGATGTTCCAAAAGGAAGTTGCGCAACGCATCGTCGCAGAGCCAGGCAGTAAGGCTTATGGGCGGCTCGCTGTCCTTGCCCAATGGCGCAGTACGGCCCGCATAGTGCTTGATCTGCCGCCACAAGCCTTCACACCACCGCCGAAGGTATCGTCCGCAGTTGTCCATCTCGAAGCGCTTCCAGAGCCCCGATATCCCGCCGATCCACACATGCTTTCGAAAGTGGTCGCCGCCGCCTTCAACCAGCGGCGCAAGATGCTCAGGTCATCCTTGAAATCCGTATCACCGGATATTGAGGCGCATCTCAAAAATGCCGACATCATGCCGACAGACCGCGCGGAGCAAATATCGCTCGCACAATTCTGCGCCTTAGCCCGCAGCCTTAAGGCCGCTGACAGCCGCCCCTAA